Genomic DNA from Bacteroides zhangwenhongii:
GTCTTTCCCCAACGACGAGGAGATATAATAATGGTATTAATGAGTCCCCTAAAATTCTTTTCCAAGAATTCTGTTTCACTCTTACGATTGGTAAAATTCTCGTTTTCAGCAATTCGTCCGTATAAAAAAGGTGTATCCATAACAAACTGTTTTGTGACAAATATAGAAAGAAAGCATGAAACCAACAAATTTGAAATCGATTGATTTCAAATCAACTGATTCCATTTCAATAATCAAGAAGAATGACTTCATCCAAAAGCCACAAAAAGTCCGGCACCGGGGAAGGCATCGTTCCTCGGTGCCGAACTTCAACAAGGTACGGAAGTCCGAATCACTCCACTTGTTCTTTCGGATAATTCACCAGATACAACGTCTTCGTTGCCCGAGTAAAAGCCGTGTACAACCATCGGAAATAATCGGGTGTCAGATACTCGTCCGTCATATATCCCTGATCCAGGAAAACATTCTGCCACTGCCCGCCTTGCGCTTTATGACAAGTCACGGCGTATGCATACTTCACCTGCAAGGCATTATAGTGCGGATCGGCTTTCATCTTTTTCATCCGGTCGCGCTTATTGGGAATATCGGCATAGTCCTCAAGCACGGCATAGAACAAACGGTCATTATCCGCTTTCGGCAGCGCGGGCGAATCCGAATGCAGAGTATCCAACAATAAGTTCGCATCGAGTTCAAAATCATTCTGGTCGGGAAATCTCAAGGTGACCTCCGCAAAACGGAATCCATACATCTCACGGGTGCGACGGACACGACGGACAACGGCTATTTCACCATTGGCTATGAAATCCATTTCCTTATACTTCTCTGTCCAATAATAGTTATTCTTGGCCACCATCAGCATATCGCCTGTATTCAATTCGTCTTCACGCCATAGGATTTGCGCACGTATCCCATTATTATATAGGTTCGCGCGTTTATTGGAACGGCAAATCACGATTGTCTCATCCATCCCGTCGTGGTCATAGCAGCTTGTCAATTCTTCTATCAGTTCCGTGCCCGGCACTTGCTTGATATCAGGAAAGCCCGCTATCTTTATCTTAGGCAAAGAGTAACATTCGTCTTCCGCTATCAACTGCCTCAACTGCGTGGCATTCCACAAGATACCAGACTCTTGCACCTGGCGGACTACCTGAGTCAGGCTAATCTCACGGACTTCAAGCCCGTATCCTTTCAACGCATCGGCAAAAAGCGCCGGACTCAATTCCTCCCCCACCGGAGGAAGCTGCGCCGTATCCCCCATCAACAAAAGACGACACCCTTGCCCCGAATAGACAAATTGTATCAAGTCATCCAGCAAACGTCCCGTACCG
This window encodes:
- a CDS encoding ATP-dependent DNA helicase, whose translation is MINNYLERQIKENFPYQPTLEQEIAVKSLSEFLLSTLADEVFILRGYAGTGKTSLVGALVKTMDQLQQKSVLLAPTGRAAKVFSAYAGHPAFTIHKKIYRQRAYSNELTNFSINDNLATNTLFIVDEASMISNEGLSGSVFGTGRLLDDLIQFVYSGQGCRLLLMGDTAQLPPVGEELSPALFADALKGYGLEVREISLTQVVRQVQESGILWNATQLRQLIAEDECYSLPKIKIAGFPDIKQVPGTELIEELTSCYDHDGMDETIVICRSNKRANLYNNGIRAQILWREDELNTGDMLMVAKNNYYWTEKYKEMDFIANGEIAVVRRVRRTREMYGFRFAEVTLRFPDQNDFELDANLLLDTLHSDSPALPKADNDRLFYAVLEDYADIPNKRDRMKKMKADPHYNALQVKYAYAVTCHKAQGGQWQNVFLDQGYMTDEYLTPDYFRWLYTAFTRATKTLYLVNYPKEQVE